Proteins from a genomic interval of Beijerinckia indica subsp. indica ATCC 9039:
- a CDS encoding helix-turn-helix domain-containing protein: MSEALDFVPDDWGPKVQTEGAAVTLTRRGPDRIQFQAPAHLAVILLTRQPVRETSLATDRRTRFAAPIGSLEIIPAEADFFGQWSTPKENILFGIEPQKLTQIAQTEFGKDSFELRPPSMAMIDSKALQIAQLLRVEFQRGPHVSQLYIDSLLTIMSIHLLRHYSNLSDETSAGEKIAVRGRLARQSWREVQSCMHENLTENLTIAKLAKLAGLSNSHFLRVFRETTGKSPHQYLLELRVQRAEQLILATDQPLKVIAQQSGFSSQSHMTAAMRQLRLTTPGEIRGMRSFARSKSSVAATEDDGV; encoded by the coding sequence ATGAGCGAGGCTCTTGATTTCGTTCCGGATGATTGGGGTCCGAAGGTCCAGACTGAAGGGGCCGCCGTGACTTTGACCAGAAGAGGTCCTGACAGGATTCAATTCCAGGCCCCGGCTCATCTGGCAGTCATTCTGCTGACCCGGCAGCCAGTTCGCGAGACCTCCCTCGCCACGGACAGACGCACACGCTTCGCAGCCCCGATTGGCTCATTGGAGATTATCCCGGCGGAAGCGGATTTCTTTGGACAATGGTCGACACCGAAGGAAAATATCCTGTTCGGGATCGAGCCACAGAAGCTCACACAGATCGCCCAAACCGAGTTTGGAAAAGACAGTTTTGAACTTCGCCCGCCCTCGATGGCTATGATCGACAGCAAAGCATTACAAATCGCGCAGCTGTTGCGAGTGGAGTTTCAGAGGGGACCACATGTCAGCCAGCTCTATATCGACTCGCTCCTGACCATCATGTCCATTCATCTGCTCAGGCACTATTCCAACCTAAGTGATGAGACAAGCGCCGGAGAGAAAATTGCAGTACGTGGGAGGTTAGCGCGACAGAGTTGGCGCGAGGTGCAAAGCTGCATGCACGAGAATCTGACTGAGAACCTGACCATTGCCAAATTAGCGAAACTCGCCGGACTTTCAAATAGTCATTTCTTGCGCGTGTTTCGTGAGACGACCGGCAAGTCACCCCATCAATATCTGCTCGAGCTCCGCGTTCAGAGGGCCGAGCAGCTTATCCTTGCCACGGACCAGCCTCTCAAAGTGATCGCTCAGCAAAGCGGTTTTTCCAGCCAAAGCCATATGACTGCTGCTATGCGACAATTGCGTCTGACGACACCTGGCGAAATTCGAGGGATGCGCTCTTTCGCGCGATCAAAGTCGTCTGTCGCAGCAACTGAAGATGATGGAGTATAA